A window of Pseudodesulfovibrio hydrargyri contains these coding sequences:
- a CDS encoding 30S ribosomal protein S1, whose product MEKTNESVEMPEMEMNFADALDEYLNSDFGDLDEGTIVAGEVVKVDKDYVLVDVNFKSEGQIPVSEFTEPDGTVSVSVGEKVDVFVARKNEAEGTIYLSRDKAKRMQLFDKLEELQEKDGEVVGRIIRRIKGGYTVDLGGVEAFLPGSHVDLRPVPDMDALVNQEFDFKILKINRRRSNVIVSRRVLLEEMRSEQREKLLETLEEGQVVQGKVKNITEYGVFIDLGGLDGLLHITDMSWKRIKHPKEMVGLGDDLELKILNFDREGQKVSLGLKQLVPDPWENIAEKYPEGSRFTGVITNLADYGAFVELENGVEGLVHISEMSWTRKLRHPSQMVKVGEEVEVVVLGVDPEKKRISLGMKQISPNPWDVVAEKYPEGTVLEGAIKNITEFGVFIGIEEGIDGLIHVSDISWTKKIRHPSEVYKVGDSVQAKVLTVDKENEKFTLGVKQLTEDPWTQVPAKYPVGQKVNGVVTNITDFGLFVEVEEGIEGLVHVSEISRKKIKSPSEMFKEGDTIEAKVIHVSADERRLGLSIKQTKEEPARSGGGKSKSFGGDSVSAGSTLGDLLREKLEEAAGDALAAAEEEEAAASVEAVEAVEEAPVEEAVESEAPAEEAAAEEEEK is encoded by the coding sequence ATGGAAAAAACTAACGAATCTGTTGAAATGCCTGAAATGGAAATGAACTTTGCCGATGCTCTCGACGAGTATCTGAACTCCGATTTCGGAGATCTGGACGAAGGGACCATTGTCGCGGGCGAAGTCGTCAAGGTCGACAAGGACTACGTGCTGGTCGACGTGAACTTCAAGTCCGAAGGCCAGATCCCCGTCTCCGAATTCACCGAGCCGGACGGCACCGTGTCCGTGTCCGTCGGTGAGAAGGTCGACGTGTTCGTCGCCCGCAAGAACGAAGCCGAAGGCACCATCTACTTGTCCCGCGACAAGGCCAAGCGGATGCAGCTTTTTGATAAACTGGAAGAGCTCCAGGAGAAGGACGGCGAAGTCGTCGGCCGCATCATCCGCCGCATCAAGGGCGGCTACACCGTCGATCTCGGCGGGGTCGAGGCCTTCCTGCCCGGTTCCCACGTCGACCTCCGTCCGGTCCCGGACATGGACGCCCTGGTCAACCAGGAGTTCGACTTCAAGATCCTGAAGATCAACCGCCGTCGTTCCAACGTCATCGTGTCCCGCCGCGTGCTCCTCGAGGAGATGCGTTCCGAGCAGCGCGAGAAGCTGCTGGAGACCCTCGAAGAGGGCCAGGTGGTCCAGGGCAAGGTCAAGAACATCACCGAATACGGCGTGTTCATCGACCTGGGCGGCCTCGACGGCCTGCTGCACATCACCGACATGTCCTGGAAGCGCATCAAGCATCCCAAGGAGATGGTCGGCCTGGGCGACGATCTGGAATTGAAGATTCTCAACTTCGACCGTGAAGGTCAGAAGGTTTCCCTGGGCCTCAAGCAGCTCGTGCCCGACCCGTGGGAGAACATCGCCGAGAAGTACCCCGAGGGTTCCCGCTTCACCGGCGTGATCACCAACCTGGCGGACTACGGCGCGTTCGTCGAGTTGGAGAACGGCGTGGAAGGCCTGGTGCACATCTCCGAGATGTCCTGGACCCGCAAGCTCCGCCACCCCTCCCAGATGGTCAAGGTCGGCGAGGAAGTGGAAGTCGTCGTGCTCGGCGTCGATCCCGAGAAGAAGCGCATCAGCCTCGGCATGAAGCAGATTTCCCCGAACCCGTGGGACGTGGTCGCCGAGAAGTACCCCGAGGGCACCGTCCTCGAGGGCGCCATCAAGAACATCACCGAGTTCGGCGTGTTCATCGGCATCGAGGAGGGCATCGACGGCCTGATCCACGTGTCCGACATCTCCTGGACCAAGAAGATCCGCCACCCCTCCGAGGTCTACAAGGTCGGTGATTCCGTCCAGGCCAAGGTCCTCACCGTGGACAAGGAGAACGAGAAGTTCACCTTGGGCGTCAAGCAGCTGACCGAAGACCCGTGGACCCAGGTCCCGGCCAAGTACCCCGTGGGCCAGAAGGTCAACGGCGTGGTCACCAACATCACCGACTTCGGTCTCTTCGTCGAGGTCGAGGAAGGCATCGAGGGTCTGGTGCACGTCTCCGAGATCAGCCGCAAGAAGATCAAGTCCCCCTCCGAGATGTTCAAGGAAGGCGACACCATCGAGGCCAAGGTCATCCACGTGTCCGCGGACGAGCGCCGTCTGGGCCTGTCCATCAAGCAGACCAAGGAAGAGCCCGCCCGTTCCGGCGGCGGCAAGTCCAAGTCCTTTGGTGGCGACAGCGTGAGCGCCGGTTCCACCCTGGGCGACCTGCTCCGCGAGAAGCTGGAGGAAGCCGCCGGTGACGCCCTGGCCGCCGCCGAGGAGGAAGAGGCCGCCGCTTCCGTCGAGGCTGTCGAGGCCGTCGAGGAAGCCCCGGTCGAAGAGGCAGTCGAATCCGAAGCTCCGGCCGAGGAGGCCGCTGCCGAGGAAGAAGAGAAGTAA
- the sppA gene encoding signal peptide peptidase SppA: MAGTKDRFSQRHPLLFGVMMIILAMALITGVMAFFRSMGWTPGTFALSGDKIGVVHVDGMIVDASRVVSFIRTLEEDDSVKGVLLRVNSPGGAIAPSQEIYAAVKELNRAKPVIASYGTVAASGGYYSSCPARMIYANPGSITASIGVMAEFVTVADAMEKFGIRPEVLTTGKYKAAGTPLRNLTDAQREQMLDLMQDLHDQFVDHVAEARGMDRARVAAIADGRAVTGRQAVSLGLVDRIGTQADAIAELKKETGITGRARLVEGPVEERTFVQELMGSLRIDLSSSLPQGWSFFYK; encoded by the coding sequence ATGGCAGGAACCAAAGACCGTTTCTCCCAGCGCCACCCCCTTCTGTTCGGGGTGATGATGATCATATTGGCCATGGCCCTCATCACGGGGGTCATGGCCTTTTTCCGTTCCATGGGCTGGACGCCCGGGACCTTCGCCCTGTCCGGCGACAAGATCGGCGTCGTCCACGTGGACGGCATGATCGTGGACGCCTCCAGGGTGGTCTCGTTCATCCGCACCCTGGAGGAGGACGACTCGGTCAAGGGCGTGCTCCTGCGGGTCAACTCCCCGGGCGGGGCCATCGCCCCCTCCCAGGAGATTTACGCCGCGGTCAAAGAGCTCAACCGGGCCAAGCCGGTCATCGCCTCCTACGGCACGGTGGCCGCGTCCGGCGGCTACTACTCGTCCTGTCCGGCCCGGATGATCTACGCCAATCCGGGGTCCATCACCGCCTCCATCGGGGTCATGGCCGAGTTCGTCACCGTGGCCGACGCCATGGAGAAGTTCGGCATCCGGCCCGAGGTTCTGACCACCGGCAAGTACAAGGCCGCGGGCACGCCCCTGCGCAACCTGACCGACGCCCAGCGCGAGCAGATGCTCGACCTCATGCAGGACCTTCACGACCAGTTCGTGGACCATGTGGCCGAGGCGCGCGGCATGGACCGCGCCCGGGTGGCCGCCATCGCCGACGGCCGCGCCGTGACCGGTCGTCAGGCCGTGTCCCTCGGACTGGTGGACCGCATCGGCACCCAGGCCGACGCCATCGCCGAGCTCAAGAAGGAGACCGGCATCACCGGCCGCGCCCGTCTGGTCGAAGGGCCGGTCGAGGAACGCACCTTCGTCCAGGAACTGATGGGCTCCCTCAGGATCGATCTCTCGTCCAGCCTGCCCCAGGGCTGGTCATTCTTCTATAAATAG
- a CDS encoding PAS domain S-box protein, which yields MAVPMLKRITYLIPPVIGLIVAVMVYIGYRADQDHHAQKVRARVVQSLNEGKASLDSAIGSGVHLISAIEAFLKVNPGLNQSQFAVLADALLVNMPAVRSLQLAKDDTVSHAYPSWSADKIFGRELNQLGTPTLRTLLKRAKATGRRQILPPGEDALGNEEIVILAPVFLPGKTLPGGYWGMISVHLDAAALFRTANIGLSGDILLALRDKQPRDGRDAMLAGDPVVFEMAPLLRTVHVPSDDWLLAAAPRGGWAGSPYAKYILVFGLLAMVLIPASLWAVAVIVMGRLKDRERYYQLVHSAKSIIMRINMDGDIVFCNEYAEDFYGYEPGELLGKPLVGTLVPRKTLEGRSMRRYLARLLMNPTAHPFNETMNVRKNGEIVWVAWANDSVRAKDGSSVGLLCVGTDITDRKLMEEALRQREKQYRLLAENVTDIIWGLDADYRFTFVSPSDEAVRGFRRSDVLGRYIQEFLTPASKTRFKDILRVLDDLADAQGSTASVTEDLEFTCADGGSVWLESHLGILFSEEDERIGLQGVSRDITDRKLAEALREDVERMARHDLKTPLGAVIGLPEEIRRHGSLNAAQEAMLGTIENAGASMLELINRSLDLYKMECGTYVLDRSTVDVLSVLEKIKAEALPHISEKGISVGIEVMGGAENGTLPVSADPELFHSMLANLILNALEASPETGSVSIVLDRRDGLTVIIRNQGEVPLSVRETFFDKYSTSSPARGSGLGTYSARLIARTHGGDIAVETGTPGETSVVVTLPQ from the coding sequence ATGGCTGTTCCCATGCTCAAGCGCATCACCTACCTGATCCCCCCTGTCATCGGCCTCATCGTCGCCGTGATGGTCTACATCGGCTATCGCGCGGATCAGGACCACCACGCCCAGAAGGTCCGCGCCCGGGTGGTCCAGTCGCTGAACGAGGGCAAGGCGAGCCTGGATTCGGCCATCGGCTCGGGCGTCCACCTGATCAGCGCCATAGAGGCCTTCCTCAAGGTCAACCCGGGCCTGAACCAGTCCCAGTTCGCGGTCCTGGCCGACGCCCTGCTGGTGAACATGCCCGCCGTGCGCTCCCTGCAGCTGGCCAAGGACGACACCGTGTCCCACGCCTACCCTTCCTGGAGCGCTGACAAGATATTCGGCCGCGAGCTGAACCAGTTGGGCACCCCGACCCTGCGCACCCTGCTCAAGCGGGCCAAGGCCACCGGGCGCAGGCAGATCCTGCCCCCGGGCGAGGATGCCCTCGGCAACGAGGAGATCGTCATCCTGGCTCCGGTCTTTCTGCCCGGCAAGACGCTCCCGGGGGGCTACTGGGGCATGATCAGCGTCCACCTCGACGCCGCCGCCCTGTTCCGCACCGCCAACATCGGCCTGTCCGGCGACATCCTCCTGGCCCTGCGCGACAAGCAGCCCCGGGACGGCAGGGACGCCATGCTCGCCGGCGATCCCGTGGTCTTCGAGATGGCCCCCCTGCTGCGCACCGTCCACGTCCCGTCCGACGACTGGCTCCTGGCCGCCGCCCCGCGCGGGGGCTGGGCCGGCTCGCCCTACGCCAAATACATCCTCGTCTTCGGGCTGCTGGCCATGGTGCTCATCCCGGCCTCCCTGTGGGCCGTGGCGGTCATCGTCATGGGACGCCTCAAGGACCGCGAGCGCTACTACCAGCTGGTGCACAGCGCCAAGTCCATCATCATGCGCATCAACATGGACGGCGACATCGTCTTCTGCAACGAATACGCAGAGGATTTCTACGGGTACGAGCCCGGCGAACTGCTGGGCAAGCCACTGGTCGGCACCCTGGTCCCGCGCAAGACCCTGGAGGGCCGCTCCATGCGCCGCTACCTCGCCCGGCTGCTCATGAACCCCACGGCCCACCCGTTCAACGAGACCATGAACGTGCGCAAGAACGGCGAGATCGTCTGGGTGGCCTGGGCCAACGACTCGGTGCGCGCCAAGGACGGGAGCAGCGTCGGCCTGCTCTGCGTGGGCACGGACATCACCGACCGCAAGCTCATGGAGGAGGCTCTGCGCCAGCGCGAAAAGCAGTACCGCCTCCTGGCCGAGAACGTGACCGACATCATCTGGGGGTTGGACGCGGACTACCGCTTCACCTTCGTCAGCCCCTCGGACGAGGCCGTACGAGGCTTCAGGCGCTCGGACGTGCTGGGCCGGTACATCCAGGAGTTCCTGACCCCGGCGTCCAAGACCCGGTTCAAGGACATCCTGCGCGTACTCGACGACCTGGCCGACGCCCAGGGCTCCACCGCCTCGGTCACCGAGGACCTCGAATTCACCTGCGCGGACGGCGGCTCGGTCTGGCTCGAATCCCACCTGGGCATCCTCTTTTCCGAAGAGGACGAACGCATCGGCCTGCAGGGCGTCAGCCGCGACATCACCGACCGCAAGTTGGCCGAAGCCCTGCGCGAGGACGTGGAGCGCATGGCCAGGCACGACCTCAAGACCCCGCTCGGCGCGGTCATCGGCCTGCCCGAGGAGATCCGCCGCCACGGCAGCCTGAACGCGGCCCAGGAGGCCATGCTCGGGACCATCGAAAACGCGGGCGCGAGCATGCTCGAACTGATCAACCGGTCGCTGGACCTGTACAAGATGGAGTGCGGCACCTACGTCCTGGACCGAAGCACTGTGGACGTCCTCAGCGTGCTCGAGAAGATCAAGGCCGAGGCGCTGCCGCACATCAGTGAAAAGGGGATCAGCGTGGGCATCGAGGTCATGGGCGGCGCGGAAAACGGCACCCTGCCCGTGTCCGCCGACCCCGAGCTCTTCCATTCCATGCTCGCCAACCTGATCCTCAACGCCCTGGAGGCCTCTCCGGAGACCGGGTCCGTGTCCATCGTCCTGGACAGGCGCGACGGCCTGACCGTGATCATCCGCAATCAGGGAGAGGTGCCCCTGTCCGTGCGCGAGACCTTTTTCGACAAGTACTCCACCTCCAGCCCGGCGCGAGGCTCGGGCCTGGGCACCTACTCCGCCCGGCTCATAGCACGCACCCACGGCGGCGACATCGCGGTCGAGACCGGCACCCCGGGCGAGACCAGCGTGGTCGTGACCCTGCCGCAATAG
- a CDS encoding zinc dependent phospholipase C family protein, translated as MKLVLILACLFVALMPDQALAWGPGVHLALGNAVLSNLGCLPPLLAAILARHREAFLYGSLSADIFIGKGTRIKPGHSHNWVTGFKLLKSAGDTRVAAYAYGYLTHLTADVVAHNYFVPNALAAMKSGSKLSHVYVEAQADRRFRNEQETALSLLRMPNRVQDDSLLTAMDRRRLPFLVKKQLLKGSLSVTGRKSWSDSLRLAERLLHSSKVNRQLDDMFSLSENLVFDFLNGPDLSPAVAFDPIGSGHLRLVREMRLKRQAVAPFSPDESLLVVPRPAIDGADAVLAKACG; from the coding sequence ATGAAGCTTGTCCTGATCCTTGCCTGCCTTTTCGTGGCGCTTATGCCCGATCAGGCCCTTGCCTGGGGGCCGGGGGTGCACTTGGCCCTGGGCAACGCCGTGCTGTCCAACCTCGGTTGCCTGCCGCCGCTGCTGGCCGCGATCCTGGCGCGCCACCGCGAGGCCTTCCTCTACGGCTCCCTGTCCGCCGACATCTTCATCGGCAAGGGCACCCGGATCAAGCCCGGCCACAGCCACAACTGGGTGACCGGCTTCAAACTGCTCAAGTCCGCCGGGGACACGCGCGTGGCGGCCTACGCCTACGGCTACCTGACCCACCTGACCGCCGACGTGGTGGCCCACAACTATTTCGTGCCCAACGCCCTGGCCGCCATGAAGTCCGGCTCCAAGCTCTCCCACGTCTACGTGGAAGCCCAGGCCGACCGCCGCTTCCGCAACGAGCAGGAGACCGCCCTAAGCCTGCTGCGCATGCCCAACCGCGTCCAGGACGACTCCCTGCTCACGGCCATGGACCGCCGCCGTCTGCCCTTCCTGGTCAAGAAACAGCTGCTCAAGGGCAGCCTGTCCGTGACCGGGCGCAAGTCCTGGAGCGACTCCCTGCGGCTGGCCGAACGGCTGCTGCATTCATCAAAGGTCAACCGCCAGCTCGACGACATGTTCTCCCTGTCCGAGAACCTGGTCTTCGATTTCCTGAACGGCCCGGACCTGTCCCCGGCCGTGGCCTTCGACCCCATCGGCAGCGGCCATCTCCGCCTGGTGCGCGAGATGCGCCTGAAACGGCAGGCCGTGGCCCCCTTCTCCCCGGACGAGTCCCTGCTCGTCGTTCCGCGCCCGGCCATCGACGGAGCCGACGCCGTCCTGGCCAAAGCCTGCGGCTGA
- a CDS encoding HD-GYP domain-containing protein, with translation MLKGREELLRIIRTISIGGPADGIEALTGPEYDPDIQELAEAVALMLAKIEAREDRLEQLLAKIRSDMVNTITAVAHALGARDAYTEGHGERVGVYARRLAQRLGLPAAEVERIRIAGTLHDIGKIGFSDRIFNSEDTPLTKEMVDEIHRHPEWGRDILKNLDFLGPALEYVYAHHELMDGSGYPRGLKGEDIPLGARILCVADYFDAMTTDRPYQRGRSVDEAFAILRSLAGTSLDADLVETFILEVEEDGTVQKP, from the coding sequence ATGCTCAAGGGCCGGGAGGAACTGCTGCGCATCATCCGGACCATCTCGATCGGCGGTCCGGCCGACGGCATCGAGGCCCTGACCGGGCCGGAGTACGACCCGGACATCCAGGAACTGGCCGAGGCCGTGGCCCTGATGCTGGCCAAGATCGAGGCCAGGGAGGACCGGCTGGAGCAGCTCCTGGCCAAGATCCGCAGCGACATGGTCAACACCATCACGGCCGTGGCCCACGCCCTGGGCGCGCGCGACGCCTACACCGAGGGCCACGGCGAGCGCGTGGGGGTCTACGCCAGGCGGCTGGCCCAACGTCTGGGGCTGCCCGCGGCCGAGGTGGAGCGCATCCGCATCGCCGGGACCCTGCACGACATCGGCAAGATCGGCTTTTCCGACCGCATCTTCAACAGCGAGGACACGCCTCTGACCAAGGAGATGGTCGACGAGATCCACCGCCATCCGGAGTGGGGCCGCGACATCCTCAAGAACCTCGATTTCCTGGGCCCGGCCCTGGAATACGTCTACGCCCACCACGAGCTCATGGACGGCTCGGGCTACCCGCGCGGGCTCAAAGGCGAGGACATCCCCCTGGGCGCGCGCATCCTGTGCGTGGCCGACTACTTCGACGCCATGACCACGGACCGGCCCTACCAGCGGGGCCGCTCGGTGGACGAGGCCTTCGCCATCCTGCGCAGCCTGGCCGGGACGTCACTGGACGCGGACCTGGTCGAGACCTTCATCCTCGAGGTCGAGGAAGACGGCACGGTGCAAAAGCCATGA
- a CDS encoding NmrA family NAD(P)-binding protein, with translation MSRIFIAGAAGNIGSSLIDTLPDKGEIVAGVRSPEKAEALRARGVEARVFDFEDKDSMVAAMAGCDRMFLVVPMLEKMTRFGRLAVDAAKEAGIGYIVRSSAYGASSDAHWRLGRENGMIDQFVEDSKIPFTVLRPNSFMQNFSTTLADMIKSGTIALAEEDYKVSYIDVRDIAACAARLLRDNDGFTDGFYALTGPQGLTLTDVADTIGSEAGVKVLYTPVEEEAYIEGLDSAGVPEWNRNMLVSLSRVIKLGMMGNVTQAVEYLTGAPARPFAEFAADHAGAWR, from the coding sequence ATGAGCAGGATTTTCATAGCGGGCGCGGCCGGCAACATCGGCTCGAGCCTGATCGATACGCTTCCCGACAAGGGCGAGATCGTGGCCGGGGTGCGTTCCCCGGAAAAGGCCGAAGCGCTCAGGGCAAGGGGCGTGGAGGCGCGGGTCTTCGATTTCGAGGACAAGGACTCCATGGTCGCGGCCATGGCCGGGTGCGACCGCATGTTCCTGGTCGTGCCCATGCTGGAGAAGATGACCCGGTTCGGACGGCTGGCCGTGGACGCGGCCAAGGAGGCGGGCATCGGATACATCGTCCGGTCCAGCGCGTACGGCGCGTCCTCGGACGCCCACTGGCGGCTGGGGCGCGAGAACGGCATGATCGACCAGTTCGTGGAGGACTCCAAGATCCCGTTCACCGTACTGCGGCCCAACTCCTTCATGCAGAATTTCAGCACCACCCTGGCGGACATGATCAAATCCGGGACCATCGCCCTGGCCGAGGAGGACTACAAGGTCAGCTACATCGACGTGCGCGACATCGCGGCCTGCGCGGCCCGGCTGCTCCGGGACAACGACGGGTTCACGGACGGCTTCTACGCCCTGACCGGCCCGCAGGGGCTGACCCTGACGGACGTGGCCGACACCATCGGCTCGGAAGCCGGAGTAAAGGTCTTGTACACCCCCGTCGAGGAAGAGGCGTACATCGAGGGATTGGACAGCGCGGGCGTGCCCGAGTGGAACCGCAACATGCTGGTGTCCTTAAGCCGGGTCATCAAGCTCGGGATGATGGGCAACGTCACCCAGGCCGTGGAATACCTGACCGGCGCCCCGGCGCGGCCCTTTGCCGAGTTCGCGGCCGACCACGCGGGAGCCTGGAGGTAG
- a CDS encoding hydantoinase/oxoprolinase family protein: protein MLLGIDVGGTHTDAVAIDIGDTPAVAASCKVPTRHHDLLSSVTEALTTILGQVDRNAVTQLNLSTTLSTNAIVQNKTEDVGVIVSAGPGIDPHNFMPCKDFHVIDGSIDHRGNEVRALSTRQLAEAVDACRDNGVRVFAAVSKFSTRNPRHENLIRRTVCNCKSVDVCEHADFVTLGHQLGGALNFPRRVATAYFNCAVWRLYNEFATAVEEALAEMGLGHVKVNILKADGGTMPLPQSRTLPVQSIFSGPAASVMGIIALTDIFHDSVILDIGGTTTDIAVFADGAPLIEREGIDIGSHPTLVSALKVHSIGIGGDSAISVVGPEVRVGPNRLGPSVCLGGERVTLTDALNCTGACSVGDVEASRKAMDAYASARTLTGEKLARGAVAYAAKAIQDATRALVDEINSKPVYTIHELLEGKKIVPKKVYLMGGPAEALREELYQRFQLSTEVPANFDVANAIGAALTRTTWELELFADTQRHVLFIPTLSHRENIPSGYDLDDARRDAVNQLTMQLDSMGVFLKAEDAQITHASSFNMVEGYDRVGRNIRVKCQVRPGVIKTFGEGR, encoded by the coding sequence ATGCTTTTAGGAATCGACGTGGGCGGCACCCACACGGACGCGGTGGCCATCGACATCGGGGACACTCCCGCCGTGGCCGCCTCCTGCAAGGTGCCCACCCGCCATCACGATCTGCTCTCCTCGGTCACCGAGGCCCTGACCACCATCCTCGGCCAGGTCGACAGGAACGCGGTCACCCAGCTCAACCTGTCCACCACCCTGTCCACCAACGCCATCGTCCAGAACAAGACCGAGGACGTGGGCGTCATCGTCTCGGCCGGGCCGGGCATCGACCCGCACAATTTCATGCCCTGCAAGGACTTCCACGTCATAGACGGGTCCATCGACCACCGGGGCAACGAGGTCCGCGCCCTGTCCACCCGCCAACTGGCCGAGGCCGTGGACGCCTGCCGCGACAACGGCGTGCGCGTCTTCGCCGCGGTCTCCAAGTTCTCCACCCGCAACCCGCGCCACGAAAATCTCATCCGGCGCACGGTCTGCAACTGCAAGTCCGTGGACGTCTGCGAACACGCCGATTTCGTCACCCTGGGTCACCAGCTCGGCGGGGCGCTGAACTTCCCGCGCCGGGTGGCCACCGCCTACTTCAACTGCGCGGTATGGCGGCTGTACAACGAGTTCGCCACGGCCGTGGAAGAGGCGTTGGCAGAGATGGGCCTGGGCCACGTCAAGGTCAACATCCTCAAGGCCGACGGCGGGACCATGCCCCTGCCGCAGTCGCGGACCCTGCCCGTGCAGTCCATCTTTTCCGGCCCGGCCGCCTCGGTCATGGGCATCATCGCCCTGACCGACATCTTCCACGACTCGGTCATCCTCGACATCGGCGGGACCACCACCGATATCGCGGTCTTCGCCGACGGCGCGCCGCTCATCGAGCGCGAGGGCATCGACATCGGCTCGCATCCCACCCTGGTCTCGGCGCTCAAGGTCCATTCCATCGGCATCGGCGGCGACTCGGCCATCTCCGTGGTCGGCCCCGAGGTCCGCGTGGGCCCCAACCGGCTCGGTCCATCCGTCTGCCTGGGCGGGGAGCGCGTCACCCTGACCGACGCCCTGAACTGCACCGGGGCCTGCTCGGTCGGCGACGTCGAAGCCTCGCGGAAGGCCATGGACGCCTATGCCTCGGCCCGCACCCTGACCGGCGAAAAGCTGGCCCGGGGCGCGGTGGCCTACGCGGCCAAGGCCATCCAGGACGCCACCCGCGCCCTGGTGGACGAGATCAACTCCAAGCCGGTCTACACCATCCACGAACTGCTCGAAGGCAAGAAGATCGTGCCCAAGAAGGTCTACCTCATGGGCGGACCGGCCGAGGCCCTGCGCGAAGAGCTCTATCAGCGCTTCCAGCTGTCCACCGAGGTGCCCGCCAATTTCGACGTGGCCAACGCCATCGGCGCGGCCCTGACCCGGACCACCTGGGAACTGGAACTGTTCGCCGACACCCAGCGCCACGTTCTGTTCATCCCGACCCTGTCCCACCGCGAGAACATCCCCTCCGGCTACGATCTGGACGACGCCAGGCGCGACGCCGTCAACCAGCTGACCATGCAGCTCGACTCCATGGGCGTGTTCCTCAAGGCCGAGGACGCCCAGATCACCCACGCGTCCAGCTTCAACATGGTCGAGGGATACGACCGGGTCGGCCGGAACATCCGCGTCAAATGCCAGGTGCGGCCCGGCGTAATCAAGACCTTCGGGGAGGGGCGCTAA
- a CDS encoding histone deacetylase family protein produces the protein MLKSNNTLGIIFFPAFDWAISPTHPERQERLLYTQDQLREEGLFDIEGITEFKPDVASVEDVERVHFCFPDVPSVATRSHLISAGGAVKAGELVMEGKTDRAFAMVRPPGHHAMKVVHGSRGFCTINIEAIMIEHIREKYGHKRIAIVDTDCHHGDGTQDIYWHDPDTLFISLHQDGRTLYPGTGFPRDLGGPGAMGRTLNIPLPPNTSDEGFLMAVEQVVLPILEDFKPDLVINSAGQDNHFSDPITNMNFSAGGYAAMNDMLKPDIAVLEGGYSIQGALPYVNLGICLAMAGVDYSHVREPNYNAERIRQDARTTEYIKELCKQLPALYFDPPEFVSKDDSRQGIISGDHFVRHKQIYYDTDGINEVQQESVTLCKQCRGLYKVETRADSGPLCLGVEIPVKACPECRAKGYQVVEDAQIKGTYRYIQLINRLDKEYVRYGF, from the coding sequence ATGCTCAAATCCAACAACACCCTCGGCATCATCTTTTTCCCGGCCTTTGACTGGGCCATCTCGCCCACCCACCCCGAGCGGCAGGAACGGCTCCTCTACACCCAGGACCAGCTGCGCGAGGAAGGGCTCTTCGACATCGAGGGCATCACCGAATTCAAGCCCGACGTGGCCTCGGTGGAGGACGTGGAACGCGTCCACTTCTGCTTCCCGGACGTGCCCTCGGTGGCCACCCGTTCGCACCTCATCTCCGCGGGCGGGGCCGTCAAGGCGGGCGAACTGGTCATGGAAGGCAAGACCGACCGCGCCTTCGCCATGGTCCGGCCTCCCGGACACCACGCCATGAAGGTGGTCCACGGCTCGCGCGGCTTCTGCACCATCAATATCGAAGCGATCATGATCGAGCACATCCGGGAAAAGTACGGCCACAAGCGCATCGCCATCGTGGACACCGACTGCCACCACGGCGACGGCACCCAGGACATCTACTGGCACGACCCGGACACCCTGTTCATCTCCCTGCACCAGGACGGCCGGACCCTGTACCCCGGCACCGGCTTTCCCCGCGACCTGGGCGGGCCGGGCGCCATGGGCCGGACCCTGAACATCCCCCTGCCGCCCAACACCTCGGACGAAGGGTTCCTCATGGCCGTCGAGCAGGTGGTCCTGCCTATCCTCGAGGACTTCAAGCCCGACCTGGTCATCAACTCCGCCGGGCAGGACAACCACTTCTCCGACCCGATCACCAACATGAATTTCTCGGCCGGGGGCTACGCGGCCATGAACGACATGCTCAAGCCGGACATCGCCGTGCTCGAGGGCGGCTACTCCATCCAGGGAGCGCTGCCCTACGTCAACCTCGGTATTTGTCTGGCCATGGCCGGCGTGGACTATTCCCACGTGCGCGAACCCAACTACAACGCGGAGCGCATCCGCCAGGACGCCCGGACCACCGAGTACATCAAGGAGCTCTGCAAACAGCTTCCCGCCCTGTACTTCGACCCGCCCGAGTTCGTGTCCAAGGACGACAGCCGCCAGGGCATCATCTCCGGCGACCACTTCGTGCGCCACAAGCAGATCTACTACGATACCGACGGTATCAACGAGGTCCAGCAGGAATCCGTGACCCTGTGCAAGCAGTGCCGGGGACTCTACAAGGTCGAGACCCGCGCCGACTCCGGGCCGCTCTGTCTCGGCGTGGAAATCCCGGTAAAGGCCTGCCCCGAATGCCGCGCCAAAGGCTACCAGGTCGTGGAGGACGCCCAGATCAAGGGGACCTACCGCTACATCCAGCTCATCAACCGGTTGGACAAGGAGTACGTCCGCTACGGGTTTTAG